GAGCAGACGGCGTCTGCCGAGAAGAGCATCGACCTGTCTGGTAACGATGCGAGCAACCAGGCGAATGGCGCTCAGCCTGCGCCGGGTACCACCTCCGCGGAACAGACCGCCGGTAACACCAGTGCAGGCCAGGATATCTCTCTGCCGCCCGTCTCTGCGACCCCAACTCAGGGCCAGGCACCTGTTACGCCTGAAGGCCAGCAGCGTGTTGAAGTTCAGGGCGATTTGAATAACGCGCTGATGCAGCCGCAGAATCAGGAGCAGGTTAACGCTGCCGTGGTGAACTCCACGCTGCCAACTGAACCTGCCACCGTTGCGCCAGTTCATGGCAGCAATGCCCAGCAGCAAACGGCGGCAACGGAAACCAAACCGCGCCAGACGCAGACTGCGCCGCGTCAGGAGCGTAAACAGGCTGTGATTGAGCCGAAGCGTGAGACGAAACCACAGACCGTGGCAAAAGCGCCAGAAACGAAAGCGCCAGCGCAGACAAAACCTGCGGTGAGCCAGCCGGTTAAAGCGCCAACGCCTGCGGCAACCACTGCGCCGAAAGCAACGGCGACCACGACCGCGCCTGCGGCAACAACGCCTGCGGCTCCCGCTGCCAAAACGGGCGCTGCATCAGGTAAAACGACGGGCAACGTGGGTTCTTTGCAGTCGGCCTCTTCCAGCAACTACACCCTTCAGCTGAGCAGTTCGTCTAACTATGACAACCTCAACGCCTGGGCGAAGAAATCGAATCTGAAAAACTACGTGGTTTATCAGACGACCCGTAACGGTCAACCGTGGTATGTGCTGGTGAGTGGTATCTATGCTTCCAAAGATGAAGCAAAACGTGCCGTTTCCACGCTGCCAGCCGATGTGCAGGCGAAAAACCCGTGGGCGAAGCCGATTCATCAGGTGCAGGCCGATCTGAAGTAATGTTTAAAGCGCAGGATGCTGTCGGAGCTTTCTCCACAGCCGGAGAAGGTGTAATCAGTTAGTCAGCATGAAAAAAAATCGCGCTTTTCTGAAATGGGCAGGGGGGAAATACCCCCTGCTCGATGATATTAAAAAGCACCTGCCGAAAGGCGAGTGTCTTATCGAGCCCTTCGTGGGTGCTGGATCGGTGTTCCTGAATACCGATTTTTCTCGTTATATCCTGGCGGATATCAACAGCGACCTCATCAGCCTCTATAACATCGTCAAACTGCGTACCGATGAGTATGTGGAAGAGGCGCGGAAGCTGTTTACGCCAGAGAACAACAACCCGGACGTCTACTATCAGTTCCGCGCTGAGTTTAATCAGAGCCAGGATCCGTTCCGCCGCGCGCTGTTGTTTCTTTATCTCAACCGCCATGGCTACAACGGCCTGTGCCGGTATAATCTGCGTGGCGAGTTTAACGTGCCGTTTGGCCGCTATAAGCGTCCCTATTTCCCGCTGGACGAGCTGTATCACTTTGCTGAAAAAGCGCAGAATGCCGAGTTCTACTGCCTCTCCTATGAAGAGTGCATGGAGCTGGCGGGCGTAAATTCGGTGGTCTACTGTGACCCGCCTTATGCGCCGCTGTCTGCCACGGCAAATTTCACCGCCTACCACACCAACAGCTTCAGCCCGGCCGAGCAGGCGCGTCTGGCGGAGATGGCGGAAAAGCTGGTCAGCAAAAGAATTCCGGTGTTAATTTCGAATCACGACACGCCTGATACGCGCGAATGGTACAAAGCCGCGAAGCATTTTCAGGTAAAAGTGCGGCGTAGCATTAGCAGCAACGGCGGCACACGTAAAAAGGTGGACGAACTTCTGGCGCTTTATCGACCCTGAGCCTTTGCCCGCCGGTAAACACATTTCAAGGAGATGCGGATGAAACAGTTTTTGATTGCCCCCTCAATTCTGTCGGCCGATTTTGCCCGCCTGGGTGAAGACACTGCCAAAGCTCTCGCGGCTGGCGCGGATGTCGTCCATTTCGACGTTATGGATAACCACTACGTTCCCAACCTGACCATCGGTCCGATGGTGCTTAAAGCGCTGCGTAATTACGGGATCACCGCCCCCATTGACGTGCATCTGATGGTGAAACCGGTTGACCGCATCGTGCCTGATTTCGCCGCGGCGGGTGCCAGCATCATCACTTTCCACCCGGAAGCCTCCGAGCATGTTGACCGTACTCTACAGCTGATCAAAGAGAACGGCTGTAAGGCAGGGCTGGTCTTTAACCCGGCGACCCCGCTGAGCTATCTCGACTACGTGATGGACAAGCTGGACGTGATCCTGCTGATGTCCGTCAACCCGGGCTTTGGTGGCCAGTCGTTTATCCCACAGACCCTCGACAAACTGCGTGAAGTGCGCCGCCGTATCGATGAGTCTGGCTATGATATTCGCCTGGAAGTGGACGGCGGTGTGAAGGTCAATAACATCGGTGAGATTGCGGCGGCAGGGGCGGATATGTTCGTCGCAGGCTCCGCCATCTTCGATCAACCAGATTACAAAAAAGTCATTGATGAAATGCGCCGTGAACTGGCGAAGGTAAATCATGGATAAATTGCAGGCTATTCGGGGTGTAGCATTTGACCTCGACGGCACGCTGGTCGACAGCGCGCCAGGATTAACCCGCGCCGTCGATCAGGCGCTGTATGCCCTTGAACTCCCCGTTGCGGGCGAAGAGCGCGTCGTGACGTGGATTGGTAACGGTGCGGACGTGCTGATGGAACGCGCGCTGACCTGGGCTCGTCAGGAGCGCGCCTCGCAGCGTTCCGCACAAGGGAAACCGAGTGTTGACCACGCGGATATTCCCAAGGATGAGCAGCAGCGTATTTTGCGCAAACTGTTCGACCGTTTCTATGAAGAGACCGTCGAAGAGGGCAGCTTCCTGTTCCCGGATGTCGCTGAAACGCTGGGCGCGCTCCATGCAAAAGGCATCCCGCTGGGGCTGGTGACTAACAAGCCGACACCGTTCGTTGCGCCTCTGCTTGAAGCGCTGGATATCGCGAAATACTTCTCCGTGATTGTGGGCGGCGATGATGTGCAGAATAAAAAGCCGCATCCGGAACCGCTATTGCTGGTGGCAGGAAAATTATCCTTAGCGCCTGCGGAGCTGCTCTTTGTCGGGGATTCCCGCAATGATATTCTGGCTGCCAGAGCGGCAGGTTGCCCGTCTGTTGGGCTGACCTACGGCTACAACTACGGTGAGGCCATTACGCTGAGTGAGCCGGACGTTGTGTTCGACCACTTCAAAGATTTGTTGCCCGCACTCGGGCTCTCGCACAGTGAACATCAGGAATTGAATAATGACTAAGCCCATCGTTTTTAGTGGCGCACAGCCTTCAGGTGAACTGACCATTGGTAACTACATGGGTGCGTTACGTCAGTGGGTGAGCATGCAGGACGATTACCACTGCATTTATTGCATCGTGGATTTGCATGCTATCACCGCGCGTCAGGATCCCGAGAAGCTGCGCAAAGCGACGCTCGATACGCTGGCGCTGTATCTGGCCTGCGGTATCGATCCCGAGAAGAGCACCATTTTCGTTCAGTCTCACGTGCCAGAGCACGCGCAGCTGGGCTGGGCGCTGAACTGCTACACCTATTTCGGTGAGCTGAGCCGCATGACCCAGTTCAAGGATAAGTCTGCCCGCTACTCTGAAAACATCAACGCCGGTCTGTTTGACTATCCGGTGCTGATG
The sequence above is a segment of the Enterobacter hormaechei ATCC 49162 genome. Coding sequences within it:
- the damX gene encoding cell division protein DamX encodes the protein MDEFKPEDELKPDPSDRRTGRSRQSSERDNEPQINFDDVDLDADDRRPSRSRNVRNEREDEEYESEEELMDEQPVERRPRKRKKAVAAKPASRQYIMMGLGVLVLVLLIVGIGSALKAPSTNSTEQTASAEKSIDLSGNDASNQANGAQPAPGTTSAEQTAGNTSAGQDISLPPVSATPTQGQAPVTPEGQQRVEVQGDLNNALMQPQNQEQVNAAVVNSTLPTEPATVAPVHGSNAQQQTAATETKPRQTQTAPRQERKQAVIEPKRETKPQTVAKAPETKAPAQTKPAVSQPVKAPTPAATTAPKATATTTAPAATTPAAPAAKTGAASGKTTGNVGSLQSASSSNYTLQLSSSSNYDNLNAWAKKSNLKNYVVYQTTRNGQPWYVLVSGIYASKDEAKRAVSTLPADVQAKNPWAKPIHQVQADLK
- the dam gene encoding adenine-specific DNA-methyltransferase → MKKNRAFLKWAGGKYPLLDDIKKHLPKGECLIEPFVGAGSVFLNTDFSRYILADINSDLISLYNIVKLRTDEYVEEARKLFTPENNNPDVYYQFRAEFNQSQDPFRRALLFLYLNRHGYNGLCRYNLRGEFNVPFGRYKRPYFPLDELYHFAEKAQNAEFYCLSYEECMELAGVNSVVYCDPPYAPLSATANFTAYHTNSFSPAEQARLAEMAEKLVSKRIPVLISNHDTPDTREWYKAAKHFQVKVRRSISSNGGTRKKVDELLALYRP
- the rpe gene encoding ribulose-phosphate 3-epimerase, which produces MKQFLIAPSILSADFARLGEDTAKALAAGADVVHFDVMDNHYVPNLTIGPMVLKALRNYGITAPIDVHLMVKPVDRIVPDFAAAGASIITFHPEASEHVDRTLQLIKENGCKAGLVFNPATPLSYLDYVMDKLDVILLMSVNPGFGGQSFIPQTLDKLREVRRRIDESGYDIRLEVDGGVKVNNIGEIAAAGADMFVAGSAIFDQPDYKKVIDEMRRELAKVNHG
- the gph gene encoding phosphoglycolate phosphatase, producing MDKLQAIRGVAFDLDGTLVDSAPGLTRAVDQALYALELPVAGEERVVTWIGNGADVLMERALTWARQERASQRSAQGKPSVDHADIPKDEQQRILRKLFDRFYEETVEEGSFLFPDVAETLGALHAKGIPLGLVTNKPTPFVAPLLEALDIAKYFSVIVGGDDVQNKKPHPEPLLLVAGKLSLAPAELLFVGDSRNDILAARAAGCPSVGLTYGYNYGEAITLSEPDVVFDHFKDLLPALGLSHSEHQELNND